One Streptomyces sp. RPA4-2 genomic window carries:
- a CDS encoding FAD-binding protein: MIVFAQNTQDLVNALTWARQNDVALRIRSGRHSLEGWSNVDSGLVIDISELKSVHIDSASRIATVGSGLNQLEAVTTLAKQNFAVTLVDAITGHLEHYAAAGQHGHVFVGPQGGQLRRSNFRDDWVKARKDAGVTAELHFHDLRHTGNTLASTAGASTRELMTRVGHSGSRAALIYQHMTSDRDRAIADQGRAPRTRRPPGTTAGPSAPPASRNLHSERAKGSSAS, translated from the coding sequence GTGATCGTCTTCGCCCAGAACACTCAGGACTTGGTGAACGCCCTGACGTGGGCGCGGCAGAACGACGTCGCGCTGCGGATCCGGAGCGGCCGCCACAGCCTTGAGGGCTGGTCGAACGTCGACAGCGGCCTCGTGATCGACATCAGTGAGCTGAAGTCGGTCCACATCGACAGTGCCTCTCGCATCGCGACGGTCGGCTCCGGTCTCAACCAGCTGGAAGCGGTGACCACGCTCGCGAAGCAGAACTTCGCGGTGACGCTGGTCGACGCGATCACGGGCCACCTGGAGCACTACGCCGCCGCAGGACAGCACGGTCATGTGTTCGTCGGTCCGCAGGGTGGGCAGCTTCGGCGGAGCAACTTCCGGGACGACTGGGTCAAGGCGCGGAAGGATGCGGGCGTCACGGCCGAGCTGCACTTCCACGACCTGAGGCATACGGGCAACACGCTCGCCTCGACTGCCGGGGCCAGCACCCGGGAGCTGATGACGAGGGTGGGCCACAGCGGCTCGCGGGCCGCGCTGATCTATCAGCACATGACCAGTGACCGTGATCGGGCCATTGCCGACCAAGGGCGGGCCCCGAGAACCCGGCGCCCACCCGGCACGACAGCCGGACCATCAGCCCCGCCCGCAAGCAGAAATCTTCACTCTGAGCGAGCAAAGGGATCGTCAGCAAGCTGA
- a CDS encoding ribosomal protein L7/L12, which yields MADEYFLLVCDDVPHDVMLTDPGLRVMDVVQVVRRLTGLSLWHSEVLVTRVPAMIITGVPEEDAAAAVSALRDAGAQAETREQPEPDFPKH from the coding sequence TTGGCAGACGAGTACTTCTTGCTGGTGTGCGACGACGTGCCTCATGACGTGATGCTCACTGACCCCGGTCTCCGCGTGATGGACGTCGTCCAAGTCGTGCGTCGGCTGACGGGGCTGAGCCTCTGGCACAGCGAGGTTCTGGTGACACGGGTTCCCGCCATGATTATCACCGGCGTGCCCGAGGAAGACGCGGCGGCAGCCGTCTCGGCCCTCCGCGATGCGGGAGCCCAGGCAGAGACGAGAGAACAGCCGGAGCCGGACTTCCCTAAGCACTGA
- a CDS encoding MFS transporter: protein MPLVVMRRAVRETVSGLPREFWWLWTSTLVNRLGAFVATFMALYLTLDRGYSASYAGLVASLHGLGGVVSSLGAGVMTDRLGRRPTLLIAQTSTAASVALLGFMHDPLSIAVVAFLVGMASNASRPAVQAMMADIVRPEDRVRAFSLNYWAINLGFAVSSMAAGFIAEFSYLAGFLIEAGMTLVCALVVFAKLPESRPVRTAKETAVEARLGTVLRDRRFMSVVGLSFLVSLVFQQGFVGLPVAMGQAGFTPADYGLAIAVNGLLIVALQIPVTRFIQHRDPRRLLVISSLLAGYGFGLTAFAGSVGVFALTVCVWTLAEIVNAPTQTGLVVLLSPTHGRGRYQGMYTLSWSLAALIAPLMSGVVIDRLGAEWLWGLCAVVGTVAALGYGMLMSRLPAEEPAGKVPAVATETAAQAPAVGTPTVKVPAVKAGPAAEQTTAEA from the coding sequence ATGCCACTAGTCGTGATGAGACGTGCCGTCCGAGAGACCGTCTCAGGACTCCCCCGTGAGTTCTGGTGGCTGTGGACCAGCACCCTGGTCAACCGGCTGGGGGCCTTCGTGGCCACCTTCATGGCGCTGTACCTGACGCTCGACCGCGGCTACTCCGCCTCGTACGCGGGCCTGGTGGCGTCCCTGCACGGCCTCGGCGGGGTCGTCTCCTCGCTCGGCGCGGGGGTGATGACCGACCGGCTCGGGCGCCGGCCCACCCTGCTCATCGCGCAGACGTCGACGGCGGCCTCCGTCGCGCTGCTCGGCTTCATGCACGACCCGCTGAGCATCGCCGTCGTCGCCTTCCTCGTCGGTATGGCCAGCAACGCCTCCCGGCCCGCCGTGCAGGCGATGATGGCCGACATCGTGCGGCCCGAGGACCGGGTCCGGGCGTTCTCTCTCAACTACTGGGCGATCAACCTCGGGTTCGCGGTCTCCTCGATGGCCGCCGGGTTCATCGCCGAGTTCAGCTACCTCGCGGGCTTCCTCATCGAGGCCGGCATGACGCTGGTCTGCGCGCTGGTCGTGTTCGCGAAGCTGCCGGAGTCCCGGCCGGTGCGGACCGCCAAGGAGACCGCGGTCGAGGCCCGCCTCGGGACCGTGCTGCGCGACCGGCGCTTCATGAGCGTCGTCGGGCTGTCCTTCCTGGTCAGCCTCGTCTTCCAGCAGGGGTTCGTGGGGCTCCCGGTCGCGATGGGTCAGGCCGGGTTCACCCCGGCCGACTACGGCTTGGCGATCGCCGTGAACGGTCTCCTCATCGTCGCCCTGCAGATCCCGGTCACCCGTTTCATCCAGCACCGCGATCCCCGGCGGCTGCTCGTGATCTCGTCGCTCCTCGCCGGGTACGGCTTCGGGCTCACCGCCTTCGCCGGCTCGGTCGGCGTCTTCGCCCTCACCGTGTGCGTGTGGACCCTGGCGGAGATCGTCAACGCGCCGACGCAGACCGGGCTGGTCGTCCTGCTCTCCCCCACGCACGGCCGCGGCCGGTACCAGGGCATGTACACCCTCTCCTGGTCGCTCGCCGCGCTCATCGCGCCCCTGATGTCAGGCGTCGTCATCGACCGGCTCGGCGCGGAGTGGCTGTGGGGGCTGTGCGCGGTGGTGGGCACGGTCGCGGCGCTCGGGTACGGGATGCTGATGAGCCGTCTCCCGGCGGAGGAACCCGCGGGGAAGGTGCCCGCGGTGGCCACGGAGACCGCGGCGCAGGCGCCCGCGGTGGGGACACCCACGGTGAAGGTTCCCGCGGTGAAGGCGGGACCGGCGGCCGAACAGACCACGGCGGAGGCGTGA
- a CDS encoding NUDIX domain-containing protein, which translates to MDRLDTLATTAKASDAAAPRLAYRPRPDEIRQRSGKPGRRFVARGDLADEQWAVLESLSPRNKKVRSTADMDQEAADQRHTLPGGTMKPDDGETPHQGTRRETVEEIGLDREPGRLLAVDQVYGVGQPPLVAHLYDGGVSDFAAIHLLKNGHRAGRLAGRARSLRGVSVRQPPFGGSGNRSHE; encoded by the coding sequence GTGGACCGTCTCGACACACTCGCAACCACGGCCAAGGCGTCTGACGCCGCAGCTCCCCGCCTCGCATATCGGCCTCGCCCAGACGAGATCCGTCAGCGCAGCGGCAAACCGGGGCGGCGCTTTGTGGCGCGCGGAGATCTGGCGGACGAGCAATGGGCGGTGCTGGAGTCACTGTCGCCAAGGAACAAAAAAGTCCGGTCGACCGCCGATATGGACCAGGAGGCAGCTGATCAACGGCATACGCTTCCGGGCGGCACCATGAAACCCGACGACGGGGAGACGCCGCACCAGGGCACTCGCCGCGAGACGGTCGAAGAGATCGGTCTCGACCGGGAGCCCGGGCGGCTGCTCGCGGTGGACCAGGTGTACGGCGTTGGGCAGCCGCCACTGGTGGCGCACCTGTACGACGGCGGCGTCAGCGACTTCGCGGCGATCCACCTGTTGAAGAACGGCCACAGGGCAGGCCGACTTGCCGGGCGAGCACGCTCTCTTCGCGGAGTCAGTGTCAGACAGCCGCCCTTCGGTGGATCCGGAAATCGCTCACACGAGTGA
- a CDS encoding helix-turn-helix domain-containing protein → MAERRLTVAQVPDGPRSLPARYLTPLDVAELLGVPIETVYQWRRKRTGPCGFRVGRHLRYDPDDVRAWVESLMEGAAA, encoded by the coding sequence ATGGCTGAGCGGCGTCTCACCGTGGCGCAGGTCCCCGACGGACCGCGCTCCCTCCCGGCGCGGTACCTCACTCCTCTGGACGTCGCGGAGCTCCTGGGCGTGCCGATCGAAACGGTCTACCAGTGGCGCCGGAAGCGCACCGGTCCCTGCGGCTTCCGGGTCGGCCGGCACCTGCGCTACGACCCCGACGACGTCCGAGCCTGGGTTGAGTCCCTGATGGAAGGGGCTGCTGCCTGA
- a CDS encoding phosphoglyceromutase has translation MADAPYKLILLRHGESEWNAKNLFTGWVDVNLNEKGEKEAVRGGELLKDAGLLPDVVHTSLQKRAIRTAQLALEAADRHWIPVHRSWRLNERHYGALQGKDKAQTLAEFGEEQFMLWRRSYDTPPPPLARDAEYSQFDDPRYATLPPELRPQTECLKDVVVRMLPYWFDGIVPDLLTGRTVLVAAHGNSLRALVKHLDGISDADIAGLNIPTGIPLTYELDADFKPLNPGGTYLDADAAAAAIEAVKNQGKKK, from the coding sequence ATGGCCGACGCACCGTACAAGCTGATCCTCCTCCGCCACGGCGAGAGCGAATGGAACGCGAAGAACCTGTTCACCGGTTGGGTGGACGTCAACCTCAACGAGAAGGGCGAGAAGGAGGCAGTCCGCGGCGGTGAGCTGCTCAAGGACGCCGGCCTGCTGCCCGACGTGGTCCACACCTCGCTCCAGAAGCGCGCGATCCGCACCGCCCAGCTCGCACTGGAGGCCGCGGACCGCCACTGGATCCCGGTCCACCGCTCCTGGCGCCTGAACGAGCGGCACTACGGCGCGCTCCAGGGCAAGGACAAGGCCCAGACCCTCGCCGAGTTCGGCGAGGAGCAGTTCATGCTGTGGCGCCGTTCGTACGACACCCCGCCGCCGCCGCTCGCCCGCGACGCCGAGTACTCCCAGTTCGACGACCCGCGCTACGCGACGCTCCCGCCGGAGCTGCGCCCGCAGACGGAGTGCCTCAAGGACGTCGTCGTGCGCATGCTGCCGTACTGGTTCGACGGCATCGTCCCCGACCTGCTGACCGGACGCACGGTCCTGGTCGCGGCCCACGGCAACTCGCTGCGCGCCCTCGTCAAGCACCTCGACGGCATCTCGGACGCCGACATCGCGGGCCTGAACATCCCCACCGGCATCCCCCTCACCTACGAGCTGGACGCCGACTTCAAGCCCCTCAACCCCGGCGGCACCTACCTCGACGCGGACGCGGCCGCGGCGGCGATCGAGGCGGTCAAGAACCAGGGCAAGAAGAAGTAA
- a CDS encoding vanadium-dependent haloperoxidase produces the protein MKCRTGRRLGRLRAGVVAGALLAGLSPVAVGAPQSAAASGHKGDPTQYWNNVLLQTFRNARGWDASPGKLSRSGAMVFAAIYNAESAYQYTYGTLKYEPYLNRPLKYADKHSRPRPDDEERLIDRTAYRMISQLYPGDQGYIDAKYRARTGRSPHSYDPLDRLVVDRVVRQINKARAGDGSDNPETYSGDTTTPGAWRPTGEEATADEGACKQPSDAVTPNWGKVRPFVLRSGSQFRPPTLRGFTSYADLVASPEYAAQRDEVRRVGAVDSTERTYDQTVIGWFWDHDLNGTYHPPGQLLQLTGIVAKKFKLDTYETTHLFALSALSLADAGITAWDSKFDSPINLWRPASAIQATGGANATWEPLSADRAGAPFTPCFSAWTSGHANFTAAWASAMKHFFGRDDVSFIAHSEDPHTIEAYRRMANFSQVAEEGKLSRLWLGVHYRWDAEDGNVIGTNVGDYVFDNALLPTRPGRPHQQSGY, from the coding sequence TTGAAGTGCCGTACCGGCAGACGCCTGGGACGGCTACGGGCCGGCGTCGTGGCCGGTGCCCTGCTCGCCGGACTGAGTCCGGTGGCGGTCGGTGCGCCACAGTCAGCCGCCGCGTCAGGGCACAAAGGCGATCCGACGCAGTACTGGAACAACGTCCTGCTCCAGACGTTCCGCAATGCGCGGGGCTGGGACGCCTCGCCCGGCAAACTGTCCAGGTCCGGGGCGATGGTCTTCGCGGCGATCTACAACGCGGAGAGCGCCTATCAGTACACGTACGGAACCCTGAAGTACGAGCCATACCTCAACCGGCCGCTGAAGTACGCCGACAAACACTCGCGGCCGCGTCCGGACGACGAGGAGCGACTGATCGACCGCACGGCGTACCGGATGATCTCGCAGCTGTACCCGGGCGATCAGGGGTACATCGACGCCAAGTACAGGGCCCGGACCGGCCGCTCCCCCCACTCCTACGACCCCCTCGACCGCCTGGTGGTCGACCGCGTGGTGAGGCAGATCAACAAAGCCCGGGCGGGCGACGGTTCGGACAACCCGGAGACCTACAGCGGCGACACCACCACACCTGGAGCCTGGCGGCCGACGGGTGAAGAGGCGACGGCTGACGAAGGGGCCTGCAAGCAGCCGAGCGACGCGGTGACCCCGAACTGGGGCAAGGTGAGGCCGTTCGTGCTCCGCTCTGGCTCGCAGTTCCGGCCTCCCACCCTGCGCGGCTTCACTTCCTACGCCGATCTGGTGGCCAGCCCGGAGTACGCAGCCCAGCGCGACGAGGTACGACGGGTCGGCGCCGTCGACTCCACCGAGCGCACCTACGATCAGACCGTCATCGGCTGGTTCTGGGACCATGACCTGAACGGCACCTACCACCCCCCGGGACAACTGCTCCAGCTGACCGGGATCGTCGCCAAGAAGTTCAAGCTCGACACGTACGAGACCACCCACTTGTTCGCGCTGTCGGCGCTGTCGTTGGCGGATGCCGGGATCACGGCCTGGGACAGCAAGTTCGACAGCCCGATCAACCTGTGGCGCCCGGCGTCCGCGATCCAGGCGACGGGCGGCGCGAACGCGACCTGGGAGCCTCTCAGCGCGGACCGCGCAGGGGCACCGTTCACCCCGTGCTTCTCCGCCTGGACCTCCGGGCACGCCAACTTCACGGCTGCGTGGGCAAGCGCGATGAAGCACTTCTTCGGTCGTGACGACGTCTCGTTCATCGCACACTCCGAGGACCCGCACACCATCGAGGCGTACCGCAGGATGGCCAACTTCAGCCAGGTCGCCGAGGAGGGCAAGCTGAGCCGACTCTGGCTGGGCGTGCACTACCGCTGGGACGCCGAGGACGGGAACGTGATCGGTACCAACGTTGGCGACTACGTGTTCGACAACGCGCTGCTGCCGACACGACCGGGCCGTCCGCATCAGCAGTCGGGCTACTAG
- a CDS encoding FAD-binding oxidoreductase has protein sequence MSRNTAWSPRYRAGVDHKGLPGGWRVRAPSAAYRRSPIERIWTLSDFSRRYLLRASAAAGAGAVVVPGLMAAGAPDIAAASTSGLLAASDPTKGSSGCPPAKLTGHVVRPGDASYTDDRIDYDQLFSHYPLVIVFAQKTQDVVNALTWARQHNVALRVRSGRHALEGWSNIDNGIVIDVSQLKSVHIDTDARIAKVGAGLTQLEAVTTLAKQDLAVTTGSEGSVGLVGATVGGGLGPLNRWLGMACDSLIGTEVVVPSGRDCAKVIHADLKDHSDLLWALRGAGNGNFGIVTQLTYKVRPLKRIAYVQATWDGLTDLHGIFDAWQRTVPFADNRLGSEVEIHKSQILLFAWLAEGTAAEARKMLAPILSIGTPDVKVQVGNWGPIFAGAQVPRSQEPANAKFFSQFAKKLFPKKAIDVIGYYMRNAPTEDSNYFVDAFGGAIKKEPRGGTAFVHRDAIFYGEIGAAWGTPSTTPGVCDPLTSTCQAWTAEFSQAMRSFVDGAYVNVPNVGMQEWETAYWGRRHFERLREIKAKYDPYNVFQYEQSIPPASR, from the coding sequence GTGTCGCGAAACACCGCATGGTCGCCCCGTTACCGTGCGGGGGTCGACCACAAAGGACTGCCCGGCGGCTGGCGGGTAAGGGCTCCCTCAGCCGCGTACCGGCGCAGCCCGATCGAGAGGATCTGGACCTTGAGCGATTTTTCCCGCCGCTACCTGCTCAGGGCGTCAGCGGCCGCCGGCGCCGGGGCGGTCGTCGTCCCGGGCCTTATGGCCGCAGGCGCACCGGACATTGCGGCCGCGAGCACCTCGGGCCTTCTGGCCGCGAGCGACCCGACTAAAGGGTCGTCGGGATGTCCGCCGGCGAAGCTGACCGGTCACGTCGTCCGCCCCGGTGACGCCTCGTACACGGATGACCGCATCGACTACGACCAGCTGTTCTCTCACTACCCGCTGGTCATCGTCTTCGCCCAGAAGACCCAGGACGTGGTGAACGCCCTCACCTGGGCGCGGCAGCACAACGTCGCACTGCGGGTACGCAGCGGCCGCCACGCCCTGGAGGGCTGGTCGAACATCGACAACGGCATCGTGATCGACGTCAGCCAGCTCAAGTCGGTCCACATCGACACCGACGCTCGTATCGCGAAGGTCGGCGCCGGCCTGACCCAGTTGGAAGCGGTGACGACGCTCGCCAAGCAGGACCTCGCGGTCACGACCGGAAGCGAGGGCAGCGTCGGCTTGGTCGGTGCGACGGTCGGCGGCGGCCTTGGCCCCCTCAACCGCTGGCTCGGCATGGCCTGCGACAGCCTGATCGGGACCGAGGTCGTCGTCCCGTCGGGTCGCGACTGTGCCAAGGTGATCCATGCCGACCTGAAGGACCACTCAGACCTGCTCTGGGCGCTCCGTGGGGCGGGAAACGGCAACTTCGGAATCGTCACGCAACTCACCTACAAGGTGCGCCCGCTCAAGCGCATCGCCTATGTGCAGGCGACCTGGGACGGCCTTACGGACCTGCATGGGATCTTCGATGCATGGCAGCGTACGGTACCGTTCGCCGACAACCGCCTCGGATCCGAAGTCGAGATCCACAAGTCCCAGATCCTGCTGTTCGCGTGGCTCGCGGAGGGCACGGCGGCAGAGGCCAGAAAGATGCTGGCCCCGATCCTGTCGATCGGCACGCCCGATGTGAAGGTGCAGGTCGGTAACTGGGGCCCCATCTTTGCCGGAGCCCAGGTCCCGCGCTCGCAGGAGCCCGCCAACGCGAAGTTCTTCTCACAGTTCGCCAAGAAGCTGTTCCCGAAGAAGGCGATCGACGTCATCGGCTACTACATGCGAAACGCTCCCACGGAGGACAGCAACTACTTCGTCGATGCCTTCGGCGGGGCGATCAAGAAGGAGCCCCGCGGCGGCACCGCGTTCGTGCACCGCGACGCGATCTTCTACGGCGAGATCGGCGCAGCCTGGGGGACTCCTTCAACGACACCAGGCGTCTGCGACCCGCTCACCTCGACGTGCCAGGCCTGGACCGCCGAATTCAGCCAGGCGATGCGCAGCTTCGTGGACGGCGCCTACGTCAACGTGCCGAACGTCGGCATGCAGGAGTGGGAGACCGCCTACTGGGGGAGACGCCACTTCGAGCGGCTGCGCGAGATCAAGGCGAAGTACGACCCCTACAACGTCTTCCAGTACGAGCAGAGCATCCCGCCCGCGTCACGCTGA
- a CDS encoding site-specific integrase — protein sequence MAGHIQDRWYKNETGPDGKVRKVKSDRYGSGLRYRARYIGPDGTEKAKSFPDRQKRLADQWLAHIEADMARGQYIDPRAARITFQHYAERWVEAQGADPNTQASMESQLRLHAFPYLGTRPLGSFQPAHIRDWVRQLQENGVRGSYARTIYSNVRAALSAAVDDGHLPRNPCAARSVRPPTVDTKRVIPWTPERVFAVRAAMPERYRAMVDLGRGCGLRQGEILGVAVDAIDFESDTLHVVQQLKLSRSKAVFAPPKGGKLRDVPLPGPVADALRAHMNEFPPVEITLPWKVVDGPPVTKRLIFTGPRGGHVWRTSLNEEAWKRALAGAGVIPVPERGQPHAESRENGMHALRHFYASVLLDAGENIKALAEYLGHSDPGLTLRVYAHLMPSSQERTRKAVAAVFGSPKAMRHDG from the coding sequence ATGGCCGGGCACATCCAAGACCGCTGGTACAAGAATGAGACGGGTCCGGACGGCAAGGTCCGCAAGGTCAAGAGTGATCGCTACGGCTCCGGGCTTCGCTACCGGGCGCGCTACATCGGCCCGGACGGCACCGAGAAAGCCAAGAGCTTCCCCGACCGGCAGAAGCGGCTTGCCGACCAATGGCTCGCCCACATCGAGGCGGACATGGCGCGCGGGCAGTACATCGACCCTCGCGCGGCCCGGATCACCTTCCAGCACTACGCCGAGCGCTGGGTGGAGGCCCAGGGCGCTGACCCGAACACGCAAGCCTCGATGGAGTCGCAGCTTCGGCTGCACGCTTTCCCGTACCTGGGTACGCGCCCCCTCGGGTCCTTTCAACCCGCCCACATCCGCGACTGGGTGCGGCAGCTTCAGGAGAACGGCGTCCGGGGCTCCTACGCCCGGACGATCTACTCCAACGTGCGTGCCGCGTTGAGCGCGGCCGTGGATGACGGGCATCTCCCCCGCAACCCGTGTGCGGCTCGCTCGGTCCGGCCGCCGACCGTCGACACCAAGCGCGTGATCCCGTGGACGCCGGAACGGGTCTTCGCTGTTCGCGCGGCCATGCCCGAGCGCTACCGAGCGATGGTCGACCTGGGCCGCGGCTGCGGGCTTCGTCAGGGAGAGATCCTCGGCGTCGCCGTCGACGCGATCGACTTCGAGTCGGACACGCTCCACGTGGTCCAGCAACTCAAGCTGAGTCGTAGCAAGGCCGTGTTCGCCCCGCCGAAGGGTGGCAAGCTCCGGGACGTGCCGCTCCCGGGGCCAGTCGCTGACGCCCTCCGGGCACACATGAATGAGTTCCCGCCGGTAGAGATCACGTTGCCGTGGAAGGTCGTGGACGGTCCCCCGGTGACCAAGCGGCTCATCTTCACCGGACCGCGCGGGGGTCACGTCTGGCGCACGTCGCTCAACGAGGAGGCGTGGAAGCGGGCGCTGGCCGGCGCCGGGGTGATCCCGGTCCCCGAGCGTGGCCAGCCCCACGCCGAGTCACGCGAGAACGGGATGCATGCGCTCCGCCACTTCTACGCCTCGGTACTCCTGGACGCCGGGGAGAACATCAAGGCCCTCGCCGAGTACCTGGGCCACTCGGACCCCGGTCTGACGCTTCGCGTCTACGCGCACCTGATGCCGTCCAGCCAGGAGCGGACTCGCAAAGCCGTGGCTGCTGTCTTCGGCTCGCCCAAGGCGATGCGACATGACGGCTGA